A genomic region of Flavobacteriales bacterium contains the following coding sequences:
- a CDS encoding glycosyltransferase: protein MIHFVIVSYCSWKELKPLVEQVQMSGLQDFTLHVWDNLGDANIREGVKEVANTIYYKSKNVGYGNGFNNVISQITLAENDLFFVCNDDVVLNQKTIGEMLKAFEDLKRNANKTGVISPRFLTDVGVEQTMFYDNLIKSENGFWKTDFTPAALWLVDYSFFKEVGGFLPDFFMYGEDKELCFRARNLGFQNFVAARATVNHEFKYPPSNFKIWVETERNHIAAHFLNLNKPKVSATGFVISGLATSIYRFDIRRFGAIILGMVGFFGMFSKFRKLRKSLQKRTEFRFLK, encoded by the coding sequence ATGATTCATTTTGTTATCGTTTCATATTGCTCATGGAAGGAGTTAAAACCACTTGTTGAGCAAGTGCAGATGTCAGGTTTGCAAGATTTTACCCTTCATGTTTGGGATAATTTGGGAGATGCAAATATTAGAGAAGGGGTAAAAGAAGTTGCTAACACAATCTATTATAAATCAAAAAATGTTGGCTATGGTAATGGGTTTAACAATGTTATTAGCCAAATAACTTTGGCCGAAAATGATTTGTTTTTTGTGTGTAATGATGATGTGGTTTTAAACCAAAAAACCATTGGAGAAATGTTGAAGGCATTTGAAGATTTAAAGCGAAATGCTAATAAAACTGGCGTTATCTCACCAAGATTTTTGACTGATGTTGGTGTTGAACAAACTATGTTTTATGACAATTTAATAAAGAGCGAAAATGGTTTTTGGAAAACTGATTTTACACCTGCCGCACTATGGTTAGTGGACTACTCCTTTTTTAAAGAGGTTGGGGGTTTTTTACCTGATTTTTTTATGTACGGCGAGGATAAAGAGCTTTGCTTTCGAGCCAGAAATTTAGGATTTCAAAATTTTGTTGCGGCCAGAGCCACTGTAAATCACGAGTTTAAATATCCACCGTCTAATTTTAAAATTTGGGTGGAAACGGAAAGAAATCACATTGCAGCTCATTTCCTAAATTTAAACAAACCGAAAGTATCTGCAACGGGATTTGTTATTTCAGGTTTGGCAACCTCAATCTATCGATTCGACATTCGGCGATTTGGGGCAATAATTTTGGGTATGGTTGGATTTTTTGGCATGTTTTCAAAGTTTCGAAAACTGAGAAAATCACTCCAAAAAAGGACCGAATTCAGGTTTTTGAAATAA
- a CDS encoding glycosyltransferase family 2 protein encodes MSTNIDISILILCYNAEKFLDDCLLGVFNQQTEATLQLVFMDDCSTDMSFEFATKLIKSHRPKFVDIQLIQNPKNLGCFLNMKKGLSFCTGKYIAYLEADDYWTDINKLEYQWQFLRNNPNYSGIGGGCQFVDEEGNKIEQKWYNLKEDKTFTNKDLWGYPPFQTSTFMFEKNEIANMKDNMRETISNDKILYVFLSKNKLLKYEPSIVSNYRFHQTNISHRFSRFQIFLKQINVNTLIFKQLGIKYSFLYVKSIFKYSLNYVKCLI; translated from the coding sequence GTGAGTACAAACATCGACATAAGCATTTTAATACTTTGCTACAACGCCGAAAAGTTTTTAGACGATTGCCTGCTCGGTGTGTTTAATCAACAAACTGAAGCAACACTTCAATTGGTATTTATGGACGATTGTTCGACGGACATGAGTTTCGAATTTGCAACAAAATTAATCAAGTCGCATCGTCCTAAATTTGTTGACATACAACTTATCCAGAACCCAAAAAACCTCGGCTGCTTTTTAAATATGAAAAAAGGCCTCAGTTTTTGTACCGGCAAATACATCGCATACTTAGAGGCGGATGATTATTGGACAGATATCAACAAATTGGAATACCAATGGCAGTTTTTGAGAAACAATCCCAATTACTCAGGTATCGGCGGTGGTTGCCAGTTTGTGGATGAAGAGGGGAATAAAATTGAACAAAAATGGTACAACCTAAAAGAAGACAAAACCTTCACAAATAAAGATTTATGGGGCTACCCGCCGTTTCAAACAAGTACATTTATGTTTGAAAAAAATGAAATTGCGAACATGAAGGACAACATGAGAGAGACCATTAGCAATGACAAAATTCTTTATGTATTTCTCTCAAAAAATAAGCTATTGAAATACGAACCCAGCATTGTTTCGAACTATCGATTTCATCAAACCAACATTTCTCATCGCTTTTCAAGATTTCAAATTTTTCTAAAACAGATTAATGTCAACACTCTTATTTTCAAACAATTAGGGATTAAATACTCATTTCTATATGTTAAATCAATATTTAAGTACTCCTTGAATTATGTGAAATGTTTGATTTAG
- a CDS encoding T9SS type A sorting domain-containing protein, whose amino-acid sequence MRLNLFFGLLLSAIMISGCKGKRTTITLAFNSPNYLNQEMEMLRSPITGLVESQNVWNYILQQKKIMGEPNAHAKAKIYPQGWRKIDDHFANLSIQRIVYDPNNTQTMYFCTGEGWNNADAARGAGVWKSTNGGDTWMQLPSTFNDTFWYCHDMKIHPITSDVYVATRERGLMRSKDGGNSWAKVLGSGVGASRNEVTDIEITADNELVVCIGNFSTDGIYFSESGDEGSWEKRMSGMPSSTYRIELATAPSNADVMYAVPTSSVALDTTRIWGVYKSENKGKNWKAVSLPDGNRDLSKIQGWYDLIIKVSPTNENLVLVGGLNVYRTTDGGENWQQMFEGDLRKKNTNLQYVHVDQHEIVFKDGNTVLFGNDGGIYKCDDIQADKPYFYSLNQNYNVTQFYSCDMATQTNKDFVIGGTQDNGSVGSKQSGVSDFRELSWADGSYCNIDDQDADIFYTTTQYRRIYRTNHGVIDTLTNGQLVNNQTLFINPIEMDPNNPEILYQLSARGLWQLQNARTATKNDWKQICRPFGAFSAIGISKSKPNLVFIGRTGGRGVYRIDNALTSAASDLPKDCDPKQYLPSSGYCHSIFVNPINENHVVITYTNYDLESVWECKNVLDSIPVWVSHEGDLPNIPIRWAVLHPQNPEVCYIATEVGVMMTKKLDGANTRWESINNDLPNVKVNMLRLRAEDNTLVAATHGRGIFVGKIQDDYNVVWQERGPTNVGGRTRTLMFDPNDSTGKKLWAGSVSGGLWVTENVDVVTQYYHDFESDFEIKVGPNPVEMGSFSFFINNETQRKISYEVVNSLGQLIWEDNFTYAPGSHELGFPTILIEPGVYFAKVSSGDYERVFKVVVK is encoded by the coding sequence ATGAGATTAAATCTGTTTTTTGGTTTATTGTTGTCGGCCATCATGATTTCAGGTTGTAAAGGAAAAAGAACAACCATAACCCTGGCGTTTAATTCGCCCAATTATTTGAATCAAGAAATGGAGATGCTTCGCAGCCCAATAACCGGGTTGGTTGAAAGCCAAAATGTTTGGAACTATATTTTGCAACAGAAGAAAATTATGGGCGAGCCAAATGCTCATGCAAAAGCAAAAATATATCCTCAAGGCTGGAGAAAAATAGACGACCATTTTGCCAATCTTTCAATACAACGAATTGTGTATGACCCCAACAACACGCAAACAATGTATTTCTGCACTGGAGAGGGATGGAACAATGCCGATGCGGCACGTGGTGCAGGTGTTTGGAAATCTACCAACGGTGGCGATACATGGATGCAATTGCCCTCTACATTTAATGATACTTTTTGGTATTGCCATGATATGAAAATTCATCCAATAACCAGTGATGTGTATGTGGCTACCCGAGAAAGGGGTTTAATGAGAAGTAAAGACGGGGGAAATAGTTGGGCTAAGGTGCTTGGAAGTGGAGTAGGGGCAAGCAGAAACGAGGTGACTGATATTGAAATTACTGCCGATAATGAATTAGTGGTTTGTATCGGAAATTTTAGTACCGACGGAATTTATTTTTCGGAAAGTGGCGATGAAGGAAGTTGGGAGAAAAGAATGAGTGGAATGCCCAGTAGCACCTATAGAATCGAACTAGCCACTGCACCAAGCAATGCCGATGTAATGTATGCCGTTCCCACAAGTAGCGTGGCATTAGACACCACTCGAATTTGGGGTGTTTATAAATCAGAGAATAAAGGGAAAAATTGGAAAGCTGTTTCCTTACCGGATGGCAATAGAGATTTATCTAAAATTCAGGGTTGGTATGATTTGATAATCAAGGTATCGCCAACAAATGAAAATTTGGTTTTGGTGGGTGGTTTAAATGTTTACAGAACCACCGATGGTGGGGAAAATTGGCAGCAAATGTTTGAGGGTGATCTAAGAAAAAAGAACACCAATTTGCAGTATGTACATGTAGATCAGCACGAAATAGTGTTTAAAGATGGCAATACAGTGTTGTTTGGAAACGATGGAGGAATCTACAAATGCGATGACATACAAGCCGATAAACCATATTTTTACTCGTTAAATCAAAACTATAATGTTACTCAGTTTTATTCGTGCGATATGGCCACCCAAACGAACAAAGATTTTGTAATCGGTGGCACACAAGATAACGGTTCGGTGGGTTCAAAACAAAGTGGGGTAAGCGATTTTCGAGAATTGAGTTGGGCAGATGGAAGCTACTGTAACATCGACGATCAAGACGCGGATATTTTTTATACCACAACACAGTATCGCAGAATCTATCGCACCAATCATGGAGTGATAGATACACTGACAAATGGGCAATTGGTAAATAACCAAACCTTGTTTATCAACCCAATAGAAATGGATCCAAACAATCCTGAAATACTTTATCAACTTTCAGCTAGAGGACTTTGGCAATTGCAAAACGCAAGAACAGCTACAAAGAATGATTGGAAACAAATATGTAGGCCATTTGGAGCATTTTCGGCAATAGGTATTTCTAAAAGTAAGCCCAATTTGGTATTTATTGGTCGCACAGGTGGCAGGGGAGTTTATAGAATTGATAATGCACTTACCTCTGCTGCATCCGATTTACCCAAAGACTGCGACCCAAAACAATATCTGCCCTCATCGGGATACTGCCATAGTATTTTTGTGAATCCAATTAACGAAAATCACGTAGTTATAACCTATACGAATTATGACCTCGAAAGTGTTTGGGAGTGCAAAAATGTGCTCGATTCAATACCTGTTTGGGTAAGTCATGAAGGAGATTTGCCGAACATCCCAATACGATGGGCTGTGCTGCATCCCCAAAATCCTGAAGTGTGCTACATAGCCACTGAAGTAGGTGTAATGATGACCAAAAAGTTGGATGGAGCCAACACTCGTTGGGAATCCATAAACAATGATTTACCCAATGTGAAAGTAAATATGCTTCGGCTCAGAGCCGAGGACAATACGTTGGTGGCCGCCACGCATGGTCGAGGCATTTTTGTAGGCAAAATTCAGGATGACTACAATGTAGTTTGGCAAGAGCGTGGCCCAACAAACGTGGGCGGTCGAACCCGCACCTTAATGTTCGACCCCAACGACAGCACGGGTAAAAAACTTTGGGCAGGCAGTGTTTCCGGTGGCCTGTGGGTTACCGAGAATGTGGATGTGGTTACCCAATATTACCATGATTTTGAATCAGATTTTGAGATTAAAGTTGGGCCAAACCCTGTAGAAATGGGCAGTTTCTCTTTTTTCATAAACAACGAAACCCAGCGAAAAATTAGTTATGAAGTAGTGAACTCCCTCGGACAATTAATTTGGGAAGATAATTTTACTTATGCTCCAGGTAGTCATGAGCTGGGTTTTCCAACGATTCTCATTGAGCCAGGCGTTTATTTTGCTAAAGTAAGTTCGGGGGATTATGAAAGAGTTTTTAAGGTGGTGGTGAAGTGA
- a CDS encoding dihydroneopterin aldolase, with the protein MNSFNGCLKINDLRVWAHHGWYEEERKVGAEYRIDVEMNLRFVEINLLTDTIDYAEVVDIIKTIMQQEIRLIEQSCHEIFKSIQMRFLDKIEGLKVTVTKLNIPINNLSSTSFTIAL; encoded by the coding sequence ATGAATAGCTTTAATGGTTGTTTAAAAATCAATGACCTCCGGGTGTGGGCACATCATGGGTGGTATGAGGAGGAGCGGAAAGTGGGGGCAGAGTATAGAATTGATGTGGAAATGAATTTACGTTTTGTCGAAATAAATTTATTGACCGATACCATTGATTATGCTGAGGTAGTGGACATAATAAAAACCATTATGCAACAAGAAATAAGACTTATAGAGCAGAGTTGCCATGAAATTTTTAAGTCAATCCAAATGCGATTTTTGGATAAAATAGAGGGGCTAAAGGTAACGGTAACAAAACTCAATATTCCCATAAACAATTTGTCATCAACTTCCTTTACTATTGCATTATGA